One window of Dysidea avara chromosome 11, odDysAvar1.4, whole genome shotgun sequence genomic DNA carries:
- the LOC136238258 gene encoding uncharacterized protein has protein sequence MNGQMRELPTLCHLRTDVLPPIKFKQYSSSIRQPHLTQQVDMSGVLVCQAHKQIPGRLRPLNPPTMPQSISDTDGINNNTSEVSFDLQCQDTECDDTLPEHERPKAPEPMILESISNFDLSELMNKEDSQTELMNLTEVHASKIHQVVTTDSNKITRVRRNTSVDCLVVEDIDDVDYDDFSDGAMRSSGMLIVQTLSQEPLIGSDGDSNENYSKHGAKGVSCKSIPSNKGKPKSHSKLRRFTSSITRAVTNKIRKLRRPSREVVPSNGSRSANESDDSIATSTKNLLQTLSS, from the exons ATGAACGGTCAAATGAGAGAGCTTCCTACGTTGTGTCACCTGAGAACTGATG TTTTGCCACCGATAAAATTCAAGCAGTACTCATCATCAATACGTCAGCCGCATCTCACACAGCAGGTAGATATGTCAGGGGTTCTAGTCTGCCAAGCTCACAAACAGATACCAGGTCGTCTACGCCCACTTAACCCACCTACAATGCCACAG AGTATTTCAGACACAGATGGCATCAACAACAACACCAGTGAAGTTTCCTTTGATTTGCAGTGTCAGGATACAGAATGCGATGACACCTTACCAGAGCACGAGAGACCAAAGGCTCCTGAGCCAATGATTTTGGAATCTATCTCTAACTTTGACCTTAGTGAGCTCATGAACAAAGAAGATAGCCAAACAGAGCTGATGAATTTAACCGAAGTGCACGCCAGCAAAATTCACCAGGTTGTTACAACTGACAGTAATAAAATCACCCGTGTGAGGAGGAACACATCTGTTGACTGTTTAGTTGTTGAAGACATTGATGATGTTGATTATGATGATTTTAGTGATGGTGCCATGAGAAGTAGTGGTATGTTGATTGTACAGACGTTAAGTCAAGAGCCGTTGATTGGCAGTGATGGAGATTCCAATGAGAATTATTCAAAGCACGGAGCCAAAGGAGTTTCATGTAAATCAATACCTTCAAACAAGGGTAAACCGAAGTCACACTCCAAGTTGAGAAGATTCACTAGTAGCATAACTCGAGCAGTGACCAACAAGATCAGGAAACTCCGTCGTCCTTCCAGGGAAGTGGTCCCATCTAATGGAAGTAGAAGTGCTAATGAAAGTGATGACAGTATTGCAACATCTACAAAGAATCTTCTACAGACGTTGTCATCTTAG